The genomic segment TGCGTCAGATCGATGCCGGTGACACGATTCCGGATCCGGCTCGCCACGTAGCGCGCAGCGCCCCCGAGGCCGCAGCCCACGTCGAGAATGTGGTCGTCAGCGGAGAAGTTGAGTTGCGACAACAGGTTCTCCGTGGCGATGCGTCCACCGGTATGGAATTCATCCACCGGCGCCAGGTCCTCGATGGTTACGGTGTCTGTCGACTTGCCGATCTTGCCCAGGGATGCCTGGATTACACCGAGCAGATCGCCGTGGGTATAGTGCTGTGATACTGCGTTCTCGTTCACCATGGTCTTTCTCCTCCGAAATAGCCGTTAAAGGTTTTCCGTCAATCCGGGTTCCGGCGGGACATGCTGATTCCGCCGATTCCCCAGTGCCGGCCCGGCACTTCTTCAATCATCACCCAGACATGTCCGCGCATGGCCTCGCCCTCGATCGATACCATCGTGTCCGTGACCTTCTCGATCATTTCCCGCTTCTGTTCGTCTGTGAACACATCCTCTACGACATTGATGGTTACCAGTGGCACGGGATCCTCCTTCATTTTCGGGCCTCGGCCCGGTGCGAAAGAAAATGTAGCGGAATCGCCTGTCCGGGGCTGGAAGCTTTTGTGGAGTTTTTGTGGAGATTTCTGCTACCGTTTGCCCCTGCGAGCATCCG from the Acidiferrobacteraceae bacterium genome contains:
- a CDS encoding tautomerase family protein translates to MKEDPVPLVTINVVEDVFTDEQKREMIEKVTDTMVSIEGEAMRGHVWVMIEEVPGRHWGIGGISMSRRNPD